Proteins from a single region of Lysinibacillus sp. JNUCC-52:
- a CDS encoding MetQ/NlpA family ABC transporter substrate-binding protein, whose translation MKKLLAGLFLSVLVLALAACGAGNKDEAGSTTGDDSAKTEDKVTLKIGASNTPHAVILEQAKPILAKEGIDLKIETYQDYVLPNQDLESKTIDANYFQHIPYLELQIKDNGYDFVNAGGVHIEPIGIYSKKYKSLEDLPKGATILLSNSVSDHGRMLSLLEAKGLIKLKDGIDKTAAEIKDIVDNPKDFKFDANTAPELLVQMFENEEGDAVLINSNYAIDNGLNPIEDAIALEDKESPYVNIIAVRAGDENKPEIKKLLEVLKSEEIQDFILKEWKGAVVPVK comes from the coding sequence ATGAAGAAGTTATTAGCAGGATTATTTTTATCAGTACTTGTATTGGCTTTAGCAGCATGTGGTGCTGGTAACAAAGACGAAGCAGGATCAACAACTGGAGATGACAGTGCAAAAACTGAAGATAAAGTAACATTAAAAATTGGTGCTTCTAACACACCTCACGCAGTTATTTTAGAACAAGCAAAACCGATTTTAGCAAAAGAAGGTATTGATTTAAAAATCGAGACGTACCAAGATTATGTATTACCTAACCAAGATTTAGAGTCAAAAACTATTGATGCAAACTATTTCCAACATATTCCTTATCTTGAATTACAAATTAAAGATAATGGCTATGATTTTGTAAATGCAGGTGGCGTACATATCGAGCCAATCGGTATTTACTCTAAAAAATATAAATCACTTGAAGACCTTCCTAAAGGTGCAACAATTTTATTATCGAACTCAGTTTCAGACCATGGCCGTATGTTGTCACTATTAGAAGCAAAAGGCTTAATTAAATTAAAAGATGGTATCGACAAAACAGCAGCAGAAATTAAAGATATTGTAGATAATCCAAAAGACTTTAAATTCGATGCAAATACTGCACCAGAGCTACTTGTGCAAATGTTTGAAAACGAAGAAGGCGATGCAGTACTTATTAACTCTAACTATGCAATTGATAATGGACTAAACCCAATTGAAGATGCAATTGCTTTAGAAGATAAAGAATCTCCATATGTAAATATTATTGCAGTTCGTGCTGGTGATGAAAATAAACCAGAAATTAAAAAATTATTAGAAGTATTAAAATCTGAAGAAATCCAAGACTTCATCTTGAAGGAGTGGAAAGGTGCAGTAGTACCCGTTAAATAA
- a CDS encoding glycosyl hydrolase family 8, protein MTKDNLLRTDLTQQKDVFLSESVGLWLTYLLEKDDQARFDEQFEVINHYFLEKKFIVWRIDGKKQATVNALIDDLRIMRALFDAGEKWNDERYISLGKTIGKNIVKYGMQKGTFVDFVDVHTHKKANTITLSYIMPSALLKMRQYDVLSKEQLEQQLSILAKAPKAQAGFFPKYYDVVTNNYEYDTELHMIDQLYTAYHSATLGLETKPFTNWMLSLYSRDQKLYGRYDATTGEPAVSFESPAVYAMATRYMLEIHNDRMAEEFFRKMESLKADANTGYVDVQTNATHIFDNLLPLLAEREVDNANSNKME, encoded by the coding sequence ATGACAAAAGATAACTTATTACGTACTGATTTAACGCAACAAAAAGATGTGTTTTTATCTGAATCTGTCGGTTTATGGTTGACCTATTTACTAGAAAAAGATGATCAAGCTCGCTTTGATGAGCAGTTTGAGGTGATTAATCATTATTTTTTAGAGAAGAAATTTATAGTATGGCGAATTGATGGTAAAAAACAAGCTACTGTTAATGCGCTGATTGATGATTTGAGAATTATGCGAGCGCTATTTGATGCAGGTGAAAAGTGGAATGATGAGCGTTATATTTCGTTAGGGAAGACCATTGGTAAAAACATTGTAAAGTATGGAATGCAAAAAGGTACGTTTGTAGATTTTGTTGACGTTCATACACATAAGAAAGCGAACACAATTACATTAAGTTATATTATGCCTTCTGCACTTTTAAAGATGCGACAATATGATGTTTTATCTAAAGAACAACTAGAGCAACAATTATCGATTTTAGCAAAAGCGCCAAAAGCTCAAGCAGGCTTTTTTCCAAAGTATTATGATGTCGTAACCAATAACTATGAATATGATACGGAGTTACATATGATCGATCAATTGTATACGGCTTATCATAGTGCCACGTTAGGTTTGGAAACGAAGCCATTTACTAATTGGATGCTGTCTTTATATAGTAGAGATCAAAAATTGTACGGCCGCTACGATGCTACTACTGGTGAGCCAGCTGTATCATTTGAATCACCTGCTGTGTACGCAATGGCTACTCGTTATATGTTAGAAATTCATAATGATAGGATGGCTGAAGAGTTTTTCCGTAAAATGGAATCTCTCAAAGCTGATGCAAATACGGGGTATGTAGATGTGCAAACAAATGCGACACATATATTCGATAATTTATTACCACTTCTAGCGGAAAGAGAGGTCGACAATGCGAACAGCAATAAAATGGAATAA